From a single Planctomicrobium piriforme genomic region:
- a CDS encoding MotA/TolQ/ExbB proton channel family protein, translating to MFRGARFTRVNNFCSFLLAAIATSLFYGALVPLHATYFAEMFTQRGFVPYTIVALFFWSLAILILKIFKLRLQRQTLQFQIVPENPEFVLSPATVGEVTRRLYEFVDEPRQFILFNRIEIALANLRNLGRVGDLDEILRSQGEQDESTLETSYSVVNGFVWAIPVLGFIGTVEGLSQSIGGFGTVLSTTEDLSQIKSSLQLVTGGLAVAFETTLQGLVAALIVQMLLTMTKKKEEEFLDDCSEYCVRNVVGRLRLTPYQSGSGT from the coding sequence ATGTTTCGCGGCGCCCGTTTCACTCGGGTGAACAACTTCTGCTCCTTCCTCCTGGCAGCCATCGCGACCAGCCTGTTTTACGGCGCACTTGTCCCCCTGCATGCGACCTACTTTGCAGAGATGTTCACCCAGCGCGGTTTTGTGCCCTACACGATCGTCGCGCTGTTCTTCTGGTCGCTGGCGATTCTGATCCTCAAAATCTTCAAGCTGCGGTTGCAGCGCCAGACGCTGCAATTTCAGATCGTCCCCGAGAACCCCGAGTTCGTGCTTTCTCCGGCCACCGTTGGAGAAGTCACCCGACGTCTCTACGAATTCGTGGATGAACCCCGCCAGTTCATCCTGTTCAATCGCATCGAGATTGCACTCGCCAATTTGAGAAACCTGGGCCGAGTCGGCGATCTCGATGAGATTCTCCGCTCGCAGGGGGAACAGGACGAATCGACGCTGGAAACGAGTTATTCGGTGGTCAATGGATTTGTGTGGGCCATCCCCGTACTCGGTTTCATCGGCACCGTGGAAGGCTTGTCGCAATCGATCGGCGGCTTCGGCACGGTGCTGTCGACGACGGAAGACTTGTCGCAAATCAAGTCTTCACTGCAACTTGTCACCGGCGGCCTCGCAGTCGCATTCGAAACGACGCTGCAAGGGCTCGTTGCCGCCCTGATCGTGCAAATGCTGCTGACCATGACGAAGAAGAAAGAAGAAGAATTCCTCGACGACTGCAGCGAATACTGCGTCCGCAACGTCGTCGGCAGGCTGCGGCTGACCCCTTACCAGTCGGGGTCGGGCACATGA
- a CDS encoding coiled-coil domain-containing protein: protein MSRRKHQVVDSLELLLDTICNTFGGVVFIAILVIILLQLSGDAHDKAKQSDDPVARQLQSRLTELQEHRTRLEELQQNQLRTLKLLAPENLKDLLDQTAAQHTKRLKLEAELRQLEQQRRSLQEQRRATAVHLQASSRTINELQREVQALQAELQHQRDARKTVLRTTVLHSPGFRQQVILIAQYDRLYVWHRYSASGERLGLNTEEFVILKHGAGSIETSPNPATGTQLQEGPDARRKLLSRLKQFRPEEVYLAIIVRPDTYDTFRYLRDTVVEAGFEYRLEPTEADEEFVDRGGADGRVQ from the coding sequence ATGAGCCGCCGAAAACATCAAGTCGTGGACAGTCTGGAGCTCTTGCTGGACACGATCTGCAACACGTTTGGCGGCGTCGTGTTCATCGCCATTCTGGTCATCATCCTGCTCCAGTTAAGTGGTGACGCCCATGACAAAGCAAAGCAATCCGATGATCCAGTCGCCCGTCAGTTGCAGAGCCGCCTGACCGAACTTCAAGAGCATCGCACCCGACTGGAAGAATTGCAGCAGAATCAGCTGCGCACTTTGAAACTCCTGGCGCCGGAAAATCTGAAGGACTTGCTGGATCAAACCGCGGCCCAGCACACAAAACGCCTCAAACTTGAAGCGGAATTGCGCCAGTTGGAACAGCAGAGACGTTCACTCCAAGAGCAGCGTCGAGCGACGGCTGTTCATTTGCAGGCTTCCTCGCGGACAATCAATGAGCTGCAACGGGAAGTTCAAGCATTGCAGGCTGAACTGCAACATCAACGCGATGCGAGAAAAACGGTCTTACGAACCACGGTCCTGCACTCACCGGGGTTCAGGCAACAGGTCATTCTGATCGCTCAGTACGACCGACTATACGTGTGGCATCGCTACAGCGCCTCAGGAGAACGACTAGGACTGAATACCGAAGAGTTTGTCATCCTGAAACATGGAGCGGGTTCCATAGAAACAAGCCCGAATCCGGCAACCGGGACGCAACTTCAGGAAGGGCCTGATGCCCGGCGAAAGCTGCTCTCACGACTGAAGCAGTTCCGCCCTGAAGAAGTGTATCTGGCCATCATTGTCCGTCCCGACACCTACGATACGTTTCGCTATTTGCGAGACACGGTGGTCGAGGCGGGGTTTGAGTACCGTCTCGAACCGACCGAGGCTGATGAAGAGTTCGTCGACCGCGGCGGAGCAGATGGACGAGTGCAATAA
- a CDS encoding PSD1 and planctomycete cytochrome C domain-containing protein, translating into MRRIFPFATGLGIVFGAGLALAAEAPTALPSAPNAAMNPEAIEFFEKKIRPLLVENCYTCHSANTNARGGLRVDDRNGLLSGGDQGAAIVPGAPDDSLLLSAVKHEAGSPKMPPGKQLTPEQIGDLTKWIADGAAWPALEIPSDLVGPKPEYAELIAEHWAWQPLQKSVPPEVKESAWPLADLDRYLLAKLEAENLKPVASADKRTLIRRASFDLTGLPPTTEEVAAFLSDDSEQAFAKVIDRLLASPAFGEHWGRHWLDVARYGESTGSSRNVPYPHAWRYRDYVIDAFQKDKPYDQFLREQIAGDLLPAVDQQQRDEQLIATGFLALGVKDVNQRFKVRFIMDNVDEQIDSVSRSVLALTVSCARCHDHKFDPISTAEYYALAGIFESSDLCAGVRNKMGGGGLDYYDTSLLLQVGDESVRNSAPPEKIEELKTKLAAARQEFQALRDSPEGNEKAPNGRPKRNVARQKMNRLQAELAALSDPAVQGPVAYGVRDAKVIRDTEIRLRGEAELMGPVVPRGFLELLTVEETPAISASSSGRLELAQWLTSPQNPMTSRVMVNRIWSHLFSRGLVSTVDNFGINGDVPTHPELLDHLAARFVEQGWSVKRLVRDIMLSRAYQLSSENSSVAANVDPANRLVWRHSPRRLTAEEIRDSMLASANSLDAARPQGSPAQEMQVRELRNNGPEARQLAEMVAANHHRSVYLPLLRGLVPASLEVFDFAEQGMVTGSRDVTTVAPQALYLLNNAMVRRSSLQLAETLLKQEHLSDAERVEAAYQTILGRSAAEPETVRVQAYITEFAAAAEEFELLAQSTADETMLAQSAADESTAEAAAGTGAGANANPDEADQTDAPIQEEVIAVADSRTAAWMSFCQALFGSAEFRYVR; encoded by the coding sequence ATGCGACGCATTTTTCCTTTCGCAACGGGACTGGGCATCGTTTTCGGAGCAGGCCTCGCGCTCGCGGCGGAGGCTCCGACGGCATTGCCTTCCGCTCCGAACGCGGCGATGAATCCTGAAGCGATCGAGTTCTTCGAAAAGAAGATTCGACCGCTGCTGGTCGAGAACTGCTACACCTGCCATTCCGCCAACACGAACGCGAGAGGGGGACTGCGGGTTGATGACCGCAATGGCCTGCTCTCGGGGGGAGACCAGGGAGCAGCGATTGTTCCCGGCGCGCCGGATGACAGTCTGCTGTTGAGCGCCGTCAAGCACGAAGCTGGCAGTCCCAAAATGCCGCCGGGCAAACAGCTCACGCCCGAGCAGATTGGCGACCTCACCAAATGGATCGCTGACGGAGCAGCCTGGCCGGCACTGGAAATTCCATCCGATCTCGTCGGTCCTAAACCAGAATATGCCGAACTGATCGCCGAGCATTGGGCCTGGCAACCGTTGCAGAAGTCTGTTCCGCCTGAGGTAAAAGAGTCTGCCTGGCCGCTCGCTGATCTCGACCGTTATCTCCTCGCAAAACTTGAAGCAGAGAACCTGAAGCCCGTTGCGAGCGCGGACAAACGGACGCTCATTCGCCGGGCGAGCTTCGACCTTACGGGTCTTCCACCGACAACCGAAGAAGTCGCGGCATTCCTGAGCGACGATTCCGAGCAGGCGTTCGCGAAAGTGATCGACCGTCTGCTGGCGTCGCCTGCCTTTGGCGAACACTGGGGTCGGCACTGGCTGGATGTCGCACGTTACGGGGAATCCACTGGTTCCTCCCGCAATGTCCCGTACCCTCACGCCTGGCGATACCGCGATTATGTGATCGATGCCTTTCAGAAGGACAAACCATACGACCAGTTTCTGCGTGAGCAGATTGCCGGAGACCTGCTGCCTGCGGTCGACCAGCAGCAGCGGGACGAGCAGTTGATCGCCACCGGCTTTCTGGCGCTCGGGGTGAAAGACGTCAATCAGCGTTTCAAGGTCCGTTTCATCATGGACAACGTTGATGAGCAGATCGACTCCGTCAGCCGTTCTGTGCTGGCGTTGACTGTCAGTTGCGCCCGTTGCCACGACCACAAGTTTGATCCGATTTCCACCGCCGAGTACTACGCGCTCGCCGGCATCTTCGAAAGCTCGGATCTGTGCGCAGGCGTGCGAAACAAAATGGGGGGTGGAGGTCTGGACTACTACGACACATCGCTGCTGTTGCAGGTGGGTGACGAGTCCGTTCGAAACTCCGCTCCTCCAGAGAAAATCGAAGAACTCAAGACCAAGCTGGCAGCCGCGCGGCAAGAGTTTCAGGCCCTGCGTGACAGCCCGGAAGGGAATGAGAAAGCTCCGAACGGAAGACCGAAGCGGAATGTCGCCAGACAGAAGATGAACCGTCTTCAGGCGGAACTCGCGGCGCTTTCCGATCCCGCGGTTCAGGGACCGGTCGCCTACGGCGTACGAGATGCAAAAGTGATCCGCGATACCGAGATTCGGCTTCGCGGCGAAGCAGAACTGATGGGCCCTGTCGTCCCGCGCGGTTTTCTGGAGCTGCTGACCGTCGAAGAGACTCCCGCCATCAGTGCCTCATCCAGCGGCCGTTTGGAATTGGCTCAATGGCTCACCAGTCCTCAGAATCCAATGACCTCGCGCGTGATGGTCAATCGCATCTGGAGCCATCTCTTTTCGCGGGGACTGGTGTCGACCGTCGATAACTTCGGCATCAACGGCGACGTTCCGACGCATCCCGAACTGCTCGACCATCTGGCGGCACGATTCGTGGAGCAGGGCTGGTCCGTCAAGCGTTTAGTCCGCGACATCATGCTCTCCCGGGCCTATCAGTTGAGTTCAGAAAACTCGTCGGTCGCCGCGAACGTGGACCCGGCCAATCGGCTGGTCTGGCGGCACTCTCCTCGCAGGCTGACGGCGGAAGAGATTCGCGATTCAATGCTCGCCAGCGCCAACTCGCTGGACGCCGCGAGGCCGCAGGGTTCGCCTGCGCAAGAGATGCAGGTGCGGGAACTGCGAAACAATGGCCCCGAAGCACGCCAACTGGCGGAAATGGTCGCCGCCAACCATCATCGCAGCGTCTATCTGCCGTTGCTGCGAGGTCTCGTGCCCGCCTCGCTCGAAGTGTTCGATTTTGCCGAGCAGGGGATGGTGACCGGCTCGCGAGACGTCACGACCGTCGCGCCGCAGGCCCTCTATCTTTTGAATAATGCGATGGTCCGTCGCAGTTCGTTGCAACTGGCAGAAACGCTTCTCAAACAAGAACACCTGAGCGACGCGGAACGGGTTGAGGCCGCCTATCAGACGATCCTCGGCAGATCCGCCGCCGAACCCGAAACCGTACGAGTGCAGGCCTACATCACGGAGTTTGCCGCCGCTGCCGAGGAGTTCGAACTCCTCGCCCAAAGCACAGCGGACGAGACCATGCTGGCCCAGTCTGCCGCTGACGAAAGTACCGCTGAAGCCGCAGCGGGGACCGGAGCCGGCGCCAATGCGAACCCCGATGAAGCTGATCAGACAGATGCTCCGATTCAAGAAGAGGTGATTGCCGTCGCCGACTCTCGAACCGCAGCCTGGATGAGCTTCTGCCAGGCCCTTTTTGGCTCGGCCGAGTTCCGATATGTGCGTTAA
- a CDS encoding carboxypeptidase regulatory-like domain-containing protein, translating into MSRTTLIAGIAAALLIVGCGRGPKLGDVEGVVTLDGKPVPYAVVIFVPQNVNPRVPSFGATDATGKYSLVISRDRRGAVLAEHEVQILTEKMSKRELQDLKETGAQVNTEFVPIPKKYRADGALKAEVKGGMNQIDFQLTSQ; encoded by the coding sequence ATGAGTCGCACAACTTTGATCGCCGGGATTGCCGCCGCGTTGTTGATTGTTGGTTGCGGCCGGGGTCCGAAACTCGGTGACGTCGAAGGAGTGGTCACGCTCGACGGCAAGCCGGTCCCCTATGCCGTCGTGATCTTCGTTCCGCAGAATGTGAATCCCCGGGTTCCGTCCTTCGGGGCGACTGATGCGACAGGCAAATACTCGCTGGTGATCAGTCGTGATCGCCGCGGCGCCGTTCTCGCAGAGCACGAGGTTCAGATCCTGACTGAGAAGATGAGCAAACGCGAACTCCAGGATTTGAAAGAAACCGGCGCCCAGGTGAACACCGAGTTCGTGCCGATTCCCAAGAAATACCGCGCCGACGGGGCTCTCAAGGCGGAGGTCAAAGGGGGCATGAACCAGATCGACTTTCAATTGACCAGCCAGTAA
- a CDS encoding DUF1559 domain-containing protein: protein MRIVIRNRTAFTLIELLVVIAIIAVLIALLLPAVQQAREAARRSQCKNNLKQFGLALHNYHDTFQRLPIGYIDTATTTNAATQDGGWSWASQILPQLEQTALYNKFDFRYHPHGKKTAIELANSAAGETVLTVFSCPSDIKDPTRPSGNNNPGNPPGTGNGNVPAVATSSYVAVLGPYQAEACDQTLPGFQSPRVTGPFGVNVAKAFRNMTDGLSNTIVVGETNASLTLNNLLYGSVANGGGADCENVAQYQPGPFHHLRVTYLNPNPPLDPTATIKFWRAFSSMHTGGAQFLLGDGSVRFISDTIDNTSTGFNTPEKFDKMGTYQRLSAIADGQSLGEF, encoded by the coding sequence GTGCGTATCGTTATCCGAAATCGAACAGCCTTCACGTTAATTGAACTGCTGGTGGTGATTGCCATCATCGCCGTGCTGATCGCCCTGCTGTTGCCTGCGGTGCAGCAAGCCCGTGAAGCCGCCCGGCGCTCGCAATGCAAAAACAATCTCAAGCAGTTCGGTCTGGCTCTGCACAACTATCACGACACGTTTCAACGGCTGCCGATCGGCTACATTGATACCGCCACAACCACGAATGCCGCGACGCAGGACGGCGGCTGGAGCTGGGCGTCGCAGATCCTGCCGCAGCTCGAACAAACCGCGCTCTACAACAAGTTCGACTTCCGCTACCACCCGCATGGGAAGAAAACGGCCATCGAACTGGCGAACAGTGCTGCCGGAGAAACAGTGCTGACGGTGTTCTCCTGCCCGTCAGATATCAAAGACCCGACTCGCCCCAGCGGCAACAATAATCCGGGCAACCCGCCGGGGACCGGAAACGGCAATGTGCCGGCGGTTGCGACCAGCAGCTATGTCGCAGTGCTCGGTCCCTATCAGGCGGAAGCCTGCGATCAGACTCTTCCTGGCTTTCAGAGCCCCCGCGTCACAGGCCCCTTTGGCGTGAACGTCGCCAAAGCCTTTCGCAATATGACCGACGGACTGTCAAACACAATCGTCGTCGGAGAAACCAACGCGTCGCTGACGCTCAACAATCTGCTTTACGGATCAGTCGCAAACGGCGGCGGTGCTGATTGCGAGAACGTGGCCCAGTACCAGCCCGGTCCGTTTCATCATCTGCGGGTGACTTATCTCAACCCGAACCCGCCTCTCGATCCCACTGCGACGATCAAGTTCTGGCGGGCCTTCAGCAGTATGCACACTGGCGGAGCGCAGTTTCTGCTGGGTGACGGCAGCGTGCGGTTCATCAGTGATACCATCGACAACACTTCCACTGGTTTCAACACGCCGGAAAAGTTCGACAAGATGGGCACCTACCAGCGGCTCTCGGCCATCGCTGATGGTCAGTCGCTGGGTGAGTTCTAG
- a CDS encoding GYF domain-containing protein, producing MPGSDVYFLKSAGKILGPLTWEQIGSLQARGRLKPDQQLSQDKKQWLPVDEFLNQLAPANEETNALPLAELEKWYYSDGSKQRGPVSRAALLALIDDGVVTGEHLVWKDSFAEWRPLSDVAELRAGGAPPPVPIREAARSSAQSSHSGFARQSFCPGCGLSLEPGSVACPRCGARQPGPVSLSHGMYAAPPGERKDKMVAALLALLLGGLGIHRFYLGNPALGLIYLLFCWTFIPAIISLFEAIFFLCMSTSEFDAHYNVRALI from the coding sequence ATGCCCGGTAGCGACGTCTATTTCCTGAAGTCCGCAGGCAAGATTCTGGGTCCATTGACCTGGGAGCAGATCGGATCGTTGCAGGCACGAGGACGCCTCAAACCGGACCAGCAGCTTTCTCAGGACAAAAAGCAATGGCTGCCCGTCGACGAGTTCTTGAATCAACTTGCGCCGGCAAATGAAGAGACGAACGCGCTGCCGCTCGCGGAACTGGAAAAATGGTACTACTCCGACGGCAGCAAACAGCGCGGCCCCGTCTCCCGTGCCGCGCTCCTGGCGCTGATCGATGATGGCGTCGTCACCGGAGAGCATCTGGTGTGGAAGGACTCGTTTGCCGAGTGGCGTCCTCTGTCCGACGTCGCTGAGTTGCGAGCCGGGGGCGCTCCACCGCCTGTCCCGATCCGAGAAGCGGCGCGCTCCTCCGCTCAGTCGTCACACTCCGGCTTCGCTCGACAATCGTTTTGCCCCGGCTGCGGATTGAGTCTGGAACCGGGATCAGTCGCCTGTCCCCGGTGCGGTGCGCGGCAGCCCGGCCCTGTCTCGCTTTCCCACGGCATGTATGCGGCCCCGCCTGGGGAACGCAAAGACAAAATGGTGGCCGCACTCCTGGCGTTGTTGCTGGGCGGGTTGGGAATCCACCGGTTTTATCTCGGGAATCCCGCACTGGGCCTGATCTACCTGCTGTTCTGCTGGACGTTCATCCCGGCGATCATTTCGCTGTTCGAGGCCATTTTCTTTCTGTGCATGAGCACCTCTGAGTTCGATGCCCATTACAACGTGCGAGCCCTGATTTGA
- a CDS encoding sulfatase family protein — MKRRSECLPLLWSCAVALFALPSSQLLAAERKPNFLVILTDDVGWAEYGFQGTKDIPTPNIDSIAANGVRFTQGYVSGPYCSPTRAGLMSGRYQTRFGHEFNSTAGQSGLKLEEKTIAERLKPLGYSTCAIGKWHLGSQEQFRPFNRGFDEFYGTLGNTPYYHPTQFVDTRVSREVQKVADDDFYTTDAYGERAVDWLEAHKAEPWFLYLPFNAQHGPLQAPQKYLDQFKNIEDEKRRTFAAMMAAKDAAVGKVLKKIQELNQENDTLIVFHADNGGPTAQTTSNNLPLRGFKATTWEGGVRVPFCLQWKGHVPAGLVYDKPIIQLDVLPTILAAAGGTVDPAWHLDGVDLLPYLKNPAGPGPHETLFWRFGNQWAVRHGDWKLVVGNGGSGEPELYNLASDLSEATNLAAQEPSKVKELQHLYDSWNSEQAPASFPKENPNKAKNKGKGKGKAKAAAAL; from the coding sequence GTGAAACGTCGAAGTGAATGTCTTCCGCTGCTCTGGAGTTGTGCCGTCGCCTTATTTGCCCTTCCGTCGTCGCAGTTGCTGGCTGCCGAGCGGAAACCCAACTTCCTGGTGATCCTGACCGACGATGTCGGGTGGGCGGAGTATGGATTTCAAGGAACCAAAGACATTCCGACGCCCAATATCGATTCCATTGCCGCCAACGGCGTGCGATTCACACAAGGCTACGTTTCTGGCCCGTACTGCAGCCCTACTCGCGCGGGTCTCATGAGCGGCAGATATCAGACCCGGTTTGGTCACGAGTTCAACAGCACCGCCGGACAAAGCGGACTGAAGCTGGAAGAGAAGACGATCGCGGAGCGACTGAAACCGCTCGGTTATTCCACCTGCGCGATCGGCAAATGGCATCTTGGAAGCCAGGAGCAGTTCCGTCCGTTCAATCGCGGTTTCGATGAGTTCTACGGAACGCTGGGGAACACGCCGTACTACCATCCCACGCAATTCGTGGATACGCGCGTCTCCCGTGAAGTGCAAAAAGTTGCAGATGACGACTTCTACACGACCGACGCTTACGGCGAACGGGCAGTCGACTGGCTCGAAGCACACAAAGCCGAACCCTGGTTTTTGTACTTGCCCTTCAATGCGCAGCACGGCCCCCTACAGGCGCCGCAGAAGTACCTTGATCAATTCAAAAACATCGAAGACGAAAAGCGCCGCACGTTCGCGGCCATGATGGCAGCCAAAGACGCGGCCGTCGGCAAGGTACTGAAGAAGATTCAGGAACTGAATCAGGAAAATGACACGCTGATTGTCTTTCACGCAGACAACGGCGGACCCACAGCACAGACCACATCCAATAATCTGCCGTTGCGAGGCTTCAAGGCGACCACCTGGGAAGGGGGCGTACGAGTCCCGTTCTGCCTGCAGTGGAAAGGCCACGTTCCCGCTGGCCTGGTGTATGACAAGCCGATCATCCAGCTCGATGTGTTGCCGACGATTCTGGCCGCAGCCGGCGGCACGGTTGATCCCGCCTGGCATCTCGATGGCGTCGACTTGTTGCCGTACCTGAAGAATCCTGCCGGCCCCGGCCCGCACGAGACCCTGTTCTGGCGATTCGGCAATCAATGGGCGGTCCGTCACGGCGACTGGAAGCTGGTCGTCGGCAACGGCGGCAGCGGCGAGCCGGAACTTTATAACCTCGCCAGCGATCTCAGCGAAGCCACCAATCTGGCGGCTCAGGAGCCCTCGAAGGTGAAGGAACTGCAGCATCTTTACGACAGCTGGAACTCCGAACAGGCCCCCGCCAGCTTCCCGAAAGAAAACCCCAACAAGGCGAAGAATAAGGGAAAAGGTAAAGGGAAAGCCAAAGCGGCTGCCGCCTTGTGA